DNA from Candidatus Tanganyikabacteria bacterium:
GCTTCGCCGGCCGCGACAACACCGCGCGGGTGATCTCCAACCTGGCGGCCGCGTCGGGCGCGCCGCCGGAATCGGCCGGATCCGGCACCGCGGCGACCTTCGCCGGCAACGTCTGGCTGGCAGCGCCCGTCGGCTTCGAGGATGCCGAAAGGGGGGACTTCCGGCTCACCGCGTCGTCGCCGGCCATCGATCGCGGCGCGCCCGTGACCCACCCCGCGGACGATCTCGGGCGCCGGATCGACCTTTCCCGCGACCATGCGGGCCGCGACCGCACCGCGGACGGCCGGCCCGACGCCGGCGCGCTGGAACGGTAGCAGGTTCTTGCATCAGGGCCTCATCCCTGTCGAAACGGTGCAAGGTTGTCTGCCAAACTGCCGTGCCGCTCGGCGGACGACCGACCTACTCTCGAACCCGTAGTGGATGCCGCAGGCCCGGACTGAGTCGGGCTAGCGATGCAGAGTTCGACGAAAGGAAGGGAAAACGCCCATGTTCGCGAAGCTCCAGCAGATCCTCAACCAGGAGGAAGGGCAGTCGATGGCCGAGTACGGCCTGATCCTGTCCCTGGTCGCCGTGGCGGCGATCGCCGGCTTCACCCTGCTTGGCGGCAACGTCAACACGATGGTCTCCAACCTGGCAGGCAAGATCAACCCCTAGGTCCGGACGGACCAGGCGGAAGCCCGGAGGAAGCGGTCGAGAGCCGATCCCCCGGGTCACCAGACTCGCGATCCGATGGAGGGGACATCCTTGCAAAGACAGAAGGGTCAAGCCCTGGTTGAAGCAGCACTCATCCTGCCAGTGGTCCTCGCCATGCTCATGGCCGTCCTCTCCTTCGGATTGCTGTTCGGCGCCCAGCTCCTGATCACCAACGCAAGCAGGGAGGGCGCCCGATACGGCTCCCTCGGCAAGTCCGGCCC
Protein-coding regions in this window:
- a CDS encoding Flp family type IVb pilin, with amino-acid sequence MFAKLQQILNQEEGQSMAEYGLILSLVAVAAIAGFTLLGGNVNTMVSNLAGKINP